The following proteins are co-located in the Paralichthys olivaceus isolate ysfri-2021 chromosome 10, ASM2471397v2, whole genome shotgun sequence genome:
- the fgf9 gene encoding fibroblast growth factor 4A: protein MVCTIVGISKFRLSVFLRDSCWTTGWATRSLLPGFMWPAGRHLKRPALSILSISYNKSSFDIAGSSPHPVEEEVKQQLLYCRVGIGYHLQILPHGSVGGVHKPTVYSWLKVFAMKHGVVGIKGVKSGLYLCMSREGLAYGMEQFSADCLLKENLEENHYTTYSSLSHPGIYLALSHKGDLRKGSSVGRHQSCTHFLPRRPP, encoded by the exons atggTCTGTACTATTGTAGGAATTTCAAAATTTAggctctctgtttttctccgtGATTCTTGCTGGACCACGGGCTGGGCCACTCGGAGTTTGCTCCCGGGCTTCATGTGGCCCGCGGGCCGCCATTTGAAAAGGCCTGCTTTAAGTATTTTGTCCATCAGCTACAACAAATCATCTTTTGACATTGCAGGCTCTAGTCCTCATCCAGTCGAAGAAGAggtcaaacagcagctgctttaCTGCCGTGTTGGCATTGGCTACCATCTCCAGATTCTGCCCCATGGGTCTGTTGGAGGCGTCCACAAACCCACAGTGTATT CTTGGCTCAAGGTGTTTGCTATGAAGCATGGAGTGGTGGGAATCAAAGGAGTCAAGAGCGGCTTGTACCTCTGTATGAGTCGAGAGGGCCTGGCATATGGCATG GAGCAATTTTCTGCTGACTGCCTGTTGAAGGAGAACCTGGAAGAAAATCACTACACCACCtattcctctctgtctcatccGGGCATCTACCTGGCTCTTTCCCACAAAGGAGACCTCAGAAAGGGTAGCAGTGTGGGCCGCCACCAGTCCTGCACACACTTCCTTCCTAGAAGACCACCATGA